From a region of the Phaseolus vulgaris cultivar G19833 chromosome 6, P. vulgaris v2.0, whole genome shotgun sequence genome:
- the LOC137832247 gene encoding RNA pseudouridine synthase 6, chloroplastic: MGSVAVTVASMLFSGVCRSLATPAVARSFRMSRAALRNHQNKNAPSWCCRSSYNSYTAIAAESEFSKTDAENLTATSSSNSLPKYDRLLPCPLHKTPPRVEHLVVSEGGPVLEHICKALELPPLYVTDLIQFGAVYYALVCPQPPPSATEEQIRVFKEVTEPSVLRQRASIKGKTVREAQKTFRVTHADQFVEPGTYLRVHVHPKRFPRCYEIDWRSRIISVAESYVVLDKPAGTSVGGTTDNIEESCATFATRALGLTAPLMTTHQIDNCTEGCVVLARTKEYCSVFHGKIREKKVKKLYLALASSPLPTGIITHYMRPINMAPRLISEDFIKGWLMCQLEIQECRKVPWPTPSIQDKYCVEDCGWPYQDFAYECKINLLTGRTHQIRAQFAACRAPLVGDSMYMPAAIGDMSNPGLNPFGKYKRDFSSESEKETAVVNWIAQHGKEPGVAIGLQACQISWDDDDHFYESGSPWWRC, from the exons ATGGGCTCGGTGGCAGTGACGGTGGCGTCAATGTTGTTCTCAGGCGTCTGCCGGAGTCTTGCGACGCCAGCAGTGGCGCGCTCCTTTCGCATGTCTCGAGCAGCACTTAGAAATCACCAGAACAAGAACGCACCGAGTTGGTGCTGTCGGAGTTCATACAACAGTTACACTGCAATCGCCGCTGAATCTGAATTCTCAAAAACCGACGCCGAAAACTTAACCGCAACTTCCTCTTCTAATAG TTTGCCGAAGTACGATCGATTGCTTCCATGTCCATTGCACAAAACTCCACCGAGAGTTGAACACTTAGTTGTATCAGAAGGAGGACCTGTTTTAGAACATATTTGCAAGGCTCTGGAACTTCCTCCTTT GTACGTTACTGATCTGATTCAATTTGGAGCTGTATACTACGCTCTTGTTTGTCCACAGCCTCCTCCGAGTGCTACTGAAGAACAAATTAGGGTATTCAAAGAAGTAACGGAACCTTCGGTATTGCGCCAAAGAGCTTCTATCAAAGGCAAAACTGTGCGAGAGGCACAAAAAACTTTCCGTGTAACTCACGCGGATCAATTTGTCGAGCCTGGAACGTATTTGCGAGTCCACGTGCACCCCAAACGCTTTCCTAG GTGTTATGAGATTGATTGGAGATCAAGGATCATATCTGTGGCGGAATCCTATGTAGTTTTGGATAAACCTGCTGGTACATCA GTGGGTGGCACTACTGACAACATTGAAGAAAGTTGTGCAACCTTTGCAACTCGAGCCTTGGGATTGACAGCCCCTTTGATGACTACCCATCAAATTGATAATTGCACCGAAGGCTG TGTGGTATTGGCTAGGACTAAAGAGTATTGCTCTGTCTTTCATGGTAAAATTAGG GAGAAAAAGGTGAAGAAGCTCTATCTTGCTCTTGCATCTTCTCCTTTGCCAACGGGAATCATTACCCACTATATGCGCCCTATTAACATGGCTCCTAGACTTATTTCAGAAG ATTTTATCAAGGGATGGCTTATGTGTCAACTTGAGATCCAGGAATGCAGAAAGGTTCCCTGGCCAACTCCTTCTATACAGGACAAGTATTGTGTTGAAGATTGTGGGTGGCCTTATCAAGATTTTGCATACGAATGCAAAATCAACCTTCTTACCGGTCGCACCCATCAG ATTCGAGCTCAATTTGCTGCCTGTAGAGCACCATTAGTTGGTGATTCTATGTATATGCCAGCTGCAATTGGGGATATGAGTAATCCTGGACTTAATCCatttggaaaatacaagagagATTTCAGTAGTGAGAGTGAAAAAGAAACGGCTGTTGTAAATTGGATTGCACAACATGGAAAAGAGCCAGGTGTTGCAATTGGCCTTCAAGCATGTCAAATTTCATGGGATGATGATGACCACTTTTACGAATCCGGTTCACCTTGGTGGAGGTGTTAA